In Camarhynchus parvulus chromosome 28, STF_HiC, whole genome shotgun sequence, the following proteins share a genomic window:
- the USE1 gene encoding vesicle transport protein USE1 — MAPGAEASSGATMAATRLELNLMRLLSRCEALAAERRDPEEWRLEKYVAALEDMLRELKKQSSKPAPELLNEYSRKVDFLKGLLEAEKLSSSTEKALANQFLAPGRTPTTAKERTPATKTVHLQTKARCTGQMRSELLGTDPLATDDSEELNIRRRKGLTSDEKQSAVELDAVLQHHQDMQEKLAEEMLSLARSLKNNTLAAQNVIKQDNQTLSHSLRMADQNFEKLKDESDRLEQHAKKSVNWLLWIMLIVVCFIFISMILFIRIFPKLK, encoded by the exons ATGGCGCCCGGCGCTGAGGCGAGTTCCGGTGCCACCATGGCGGCGACGCGGCTGGAGCTGAACTTGATGCGGCTCCTGAGCCGGTGCGAGGCGCTggcggcggagcggcgggaCCCCGAGGAGTGGCGGCTGGAGAAG TatgtggctgccctggaggacaTGCTCCGGGAACTGAAGAAGCAGTCCAG CAAGCCAGCCCCTGAACTGCTGAATGAATACTCTCGTAAAGTGGACTTTTTAAAGGGACTCCTAGAAGCTGAAAAATTG TCTTCATCCACAGAAAAGGCTCTGGCAAACCAGTTCCTGGCCCCGGGGCGCACCCCAACAACAGCCAAGGAGAGAACCCCGGCCACCAAAACCGTGCACCTGCAGACCAAGGCGCGCTGCACGGGCCAGATGAGGAGCGAGCTGCTTGGCACA gaCCCCCTGGCTACTGATG attcTGAAGAGTTGAACATAAGGAGGCGAAA AGGCCTCACATCAGACGAGAAGCAGTCGGCAGTGGAGCtggatgctgtgctgcagcatcacCAGGACATGCAGGAGAAGCTGGCTGAGGAAATGCTCAGCTTGGCTCGCAGCCTCAAAAACAACACTCTGGCTGCCCAGAACGTGATCAAACAGGACAACCAG ACACTGTCACACTCCCTCAGGATGGCAGACCAGAACTTCGAGAAGCTCAAGGACGAATCCGACCGCCTGGAACAGCACGCCAAGAAATCTGTCAACTGGCTGCTCTGGATAATGCTAATTGTAGTTTGTTTTATATTCATCAGCATGATTCTCTTCATcaggattttccccaaactgaaatga